One genomic window of Actinoplanes lobatus includes the following:
- a CDS encoding MerR family transcriptional regulator → MGLLAIGAFARAVRMTPKALRLYDELGLLPPAAVDPESGYRFYHPDQRERARLIARLRRIGMPLAAIRTVCDRDPRAVAEAVAAYWGGVTADTADRAREVTALVGELSGAEHAAGAPAIRRAARTDRGAVRDSDEDVAYAGDRLLAVADGIRGSGGAAAARAAVGALEALEALDRPAGELLAVLAAAIDGIDETVRGLGAGDDRPATTLTAMLRHGDRLALVHIGDTRAYLLRGGELSLLTRDHTWVRDEVDRGRLTPVQAASHPRRALLSRALGGGRPVEADLALRTARPGDRYLLCSDGLSSVVSPAALRDTLAAEPGCGPAVDRLIELAYAAGAPDNIACVVADMIG, encoded by the coding sequence GTGGGGCTGCTGGCGATCGGGGCGTTCGCCCGTGCCGTCCGGATGACGCCGAAGGCGCTGCGGCTCTACGACGAGCTGGGCCTGCTCCCGCCGGCCGCGGTCGACCCCGAGTCCGGATACCGGTTCTACCACCCGGACCAGCGGGAACGGGCGCGACTGATCGCCCGGTTGCGCCGCATCGGCATGCCCCTGGCCGCCATCCGCACGGTGTGCGACCGGGACCCGCGGGCGGTGGCCGAGGCCGTCGCCGCCTACTGGGGCGGGGTCACCGCCGACACCGCGGACCGGGCCCGGGAGGTCACCGCCCTCGTCGGCGAGCTGTCCGGGGCCGAACACGCCGCGGGCGCCCCGGCGATCCGCCGCGCCGCCCGTACCGATCGGGGCGCCGTCCGGGACAGCGACGAGGACGTCGCCTACGCCGGTGACCGGCTGCTGGCCGTCGCCGACGGCATCCGCGGATCCGGCGGGGCGGCCGCCGCACGGGCCGCCGTCGGCGCCCTCGAGGCGCTCGAAGCGCTGGACCGGCCGGCCGGTGAGCTGCTCGCCGTCCTGGCCGCGGCGATCGACGGCATCGACGAGACGGTACGCGGGCTCGGCGCCGGTGACGACCGGCCGGCCACCACCCTGACCGCGATGCTGCGGCACGGCGATCGGCTGGCCCTCGTGCACATCGGCGACACCCGGGCCTACCTGCTGCGCGGTGGCGAGCTCAGCCTGCTGACCCGGGACCACACGTGGGTCCGCGACGAGGTGGACCGCGGCCGGCTCACCCCGGTGCAGGCCGCGAGCCACCCGCGGCGGGCCCTGCTCAGCCGGGCCCTCGGCGGCGGCCGTCCGGTCGAGGCCGACCTGGCGTTGCGGACCGCTCGGCCCGGCGACCGCTACCTGCTCTGCTCGGACGGCCTGTCCAGCGTCGTGTCCCCGGCCGCGCTGCGCGACACCCTGGCCGCGGAGCCCGGCTGCGGGCCGGCGGTGGACCGGCTGATCGAGTTGGCGTACGCGGCCGGCGCCCCCGACAACATCGCCTGCGTGGTGGCCGACATGATCGGCTGA
- a CDS encoding TetR/AcrR family transcriptional regulator: MSANRGYHHGDLRAALISASFDVLAECGLQRFSVAAVARRLGVSSAAPYRHFPDRGHLLSAVSAAAARDLRTAIVAAADDAGTDPADRLAAAAGAYVRYVARTGAGLQVIYAPELYPLADDDRREHTRALMTTMLDLASATGTTSYADAVLLVEAMIAVAHGYTTLWSDGFFSRNDIGADQIAARAAEAARMVLTTPETGCSNQKVQID, from the coding sequence GTGTCGGCGAATCGCGGTTACCACCACGGCGATCTCCGCGCGGCCCTGATCTCGGCCAGTTTCGACGTGCTCGCCGAGTGCGGGCTCCAGCGCTTCTCGGTCGCCGCCGTGGCCCGCCGCCTGGGGGTCAGCTCGGCCGCGCCGTACCGGCACTTCCCCGACCGCGGCCACCTGCTCAGCGCGGTCTCCGCCGCCGCGGCACGCGACCTGCGTACCGCGATCGTGGCCGCCGCCGACGACGCCGGGACCGACCCGGCCGACCGGCTGGCCGCCGCGGCCGGCGCCTATGTGCGCTATGTCGCCCGCACCGGCGCCGGACTCCAGGTGATCTACGCCCCCGAGCTGTACCCGCTGGCCGACGACGACCGCCGCGAGCACACCCGGGCTCTGATGACCACCATGCTCGACCTGGCCTCGGCCACCGGCACCACCTCGTACGCGGACGCCGTCCTGCTGGTGGAGGCGATGATCGCGGTGGCGCACGGCTACACCACGCTGTGGTCGGACGGCTTCTTCTCCCGCAACGACATCGGCGCCGACCAGATCGCGGCCCGGGCCGCCGAGGCCGCCCGGATGGTCTTGACCACGCCGGAAACCGGGTGTTCGAATCAGAAGGTCCAGATCGACTGA
- a CDS encoding LLM class F420-dependent oxidoreductase, with the protein MSIRLGYQIPNFTYPGPAGELFDTVVAQAREAEASGFDTVLVMDHLYQLPGIGPAENAMLEAYTTLGALATATSTVQLSTLVTGNTYRNPALLAKTVTTLDVVSKGRAVLGIGAGWFEREHHDYGFEFGTYTERFERLEEALLIITPMLEGEPATLDGKWYQARGAMNNPRVRPHIPVMLGGGGERKTFRLAARFADHMNIICETDDLPRKVAVLRERCDEIGRDPATLATSYLVMGMVGETEQEVKELAESIPDDRRKRAIVGTVEQVAEQLHERVLGAGIDGITINLIRNGHRPGMIAQVGAALKPLVG; encoded by the coding sequence GTGAGCATCCGGCTCGGCTACCAGATTCCCAACTTCACCTATCCCGGACCGGCCGGGGAGCTGTTCGACACGGTCGTGGCGCAGGCCCGCGAGGCCGAGGCGTCCGGCTTCGACACGGTTCTGGTGATGGACCACCTTTACCAGCTGCCGGGCATCGGCCCCGCGGAGAACGCGATGCTGGAGGCCTACACCACCCTCGGCGCGCTGGCCACGGCCACCTCCACGGTCCAGCTGTCCACGCTGGTCACCGGGAACACGTACCGTAATCCCGCTCTTCTCGCCAAGACCGTGACCACGCTCGACGTGGTCTCCAAGGGCCGGGCCGTGCTCGGCATCGGGGCCGGCTGGTTCGAGCGCGAGCACCACGACTACGGCTTCGAGTTCGGCACCTACACCGAGCGGTTCGAGCGGCTCGAGGAGGCGCTGCTGATCATCACGCCGATGCTGGAAGGCGAGCCGGCCACCCTCGACGGGAAGTGGTACCAGGCCCGGGGCGCCATGAACAACCCGCGGGTCCGGCCGCACATCCCGGTCATGCTGGGCGGCGGGGGCGAGCGCAAGACGTTCCGGCTGGCCGCGCGCTTCGCCGACCACATGAACATCATCTGCGAGACCGACGACCTGCCCCGCAAGGTCGCCGTGCTGCGCGAGCGCTGCGACGAGATCGGCCGCGACCCGGCCACCCTGGCCACCAGCTACCTGGTGATGGGGATGGTCGGTGAGACCGAGCAGGAGGTCAAGGAGCTGGCCGAGAGCATCCCCGACGACCGCCGCAAGCGCGCCATCGTGGGCACCGTCGAGCAGGTCGCCGAGCAGCTGCACGAGCGGGTGCTGGGCGCCGGCATCGACGGCATCACCATCAACCTGATCCGCAACGGCCACCGCCCGGGCATGATCGCCCAGGTCGGAGCGGCCCTCAAGCCCTTGGTCGGCTAG
- a CDS encoding PPOX class F420-dependent oxidoreductase — protein sequence MAQTMSEPEWREFLGAGTRTGKLATVRADGSPHVVPVWFVLDGDDLVFNTGASTVKGRNLARDPRASLSVDEETPPYAFVTVRGSATLSADLADMRVWSTRIAHRYMGADLADSYGARNAVEGELLVRLRIEHVVAFGGVAD from the coding sequence GTGGCACAGACGATGAGCGAGCCGGAGTGGCGGGAGTTCCTCGGCGCGGGGACGCGGACCGGGAAGCTGGCGACGGTACGGGCCGACGGGTCACCGCACGTGGTGCCGGTGTGGTTCGTGCTCGACGGTGACGACCTGGTGTTCAACACCGGCGCGTCGACGGTGAAGGGCCGGAATCTGGCCCGGGATCCGCGGGCGTCACTCAGCGTGGACGAGGAGACCCCACCGTACGCGTTCGTCACCGTCCGTGGCAGCGCGACCCTCAGCGCGGACCTGGCCGACATGCGGGTCTGGTCGACCCGGATCGCGCACCGCTACATGGGCGCCGACCTGGCCGACAGCTACGGCGCCCGCAACGCCGTCGAGGGTGAGCTGCTGGTCCGCCTGCGGATCGAGCACGTGGTGGCCTTCGGCGGCGTCGCCGACTAG
- a CDS encoding NACHT domain-containing protein yields the protein MAASPYSLEGARTILSGPDDGWIGTLGTLLGVGVIASGPAGLAAWGWVDQKNEVVGLLAKLVAAGRERLRAGRSPERADVLAATHTALVYGAFFAAVRETVGAVYDRVGLTEQDKRRLTDRAAAGPAQEQLTQIVTTVPVPLPWAGCGFRATRDTVIAPRYRDLAVLCVRFFQNFAVWERAEVLSPVQPLIEDIVGRAVRRYDAEYKLLAADVREFEIWAMLGEHHATQATAGQAVESLARLERLMVSLAGAGREQAGQVRRFVAEFNRAALREPLVAAGVSDDLPALRVPAIEDGYLSPAYRWMVMTDAAAPADESWWEKRTPLGGDLDAFLAAYFSSPRSHERPLVVLGHPGSGKSMFTKVCAARLSGSDAFTAARIPLRQVPDPSAPVYQQVAAVLGKATNGRVSWAELSDASADATRVLFIDGLDEFMQASGTAESNYLQNVVEFQRIERLASRPVAVIVTSRTLVADLARIPEGCLVIKLEDFSTGQVGSWLEIWERANPYLGHSGLAGIPSAASVLSYGDIAHQPLLLLLLVLHGAANGLPPMQQDSTPAQIYGAILRRFIERELNKPDSPARADHEAGIQAELWRLGIAAFGMFNRGKHYIEEQTLLEDLQALDPAPRQRQNVRRGGALSAARRVLGRFFFIHASEVDEGVEGRSYEFLHATFGEYLTAYFVMTELAELWRSRDRPSSQNWDDDRLYALLSHQTLNSGGSSVLPFIEQLHAGPESARRAGDILRVLLREAEDRWDRGRYGTYSPSTGTYMERYAIYTANLLLLLLHVERDPVTLASIVPPPEDSNDWWTRLVRLWQGYLDVDFLDTISPENEPDWAVTRGGATAAQPAVHTEWLALSRIDAVVLNAGHGAVGNEYAIASSDREIEALGQAARAYVDPEAFWDGRRTVGDLIHADETGRAHHYSRALLAAHVAHSPELFRVADVTALDPFALEARVSPDWWPRSLLAAQYPELGDRPETTAYLAQVPVESPGFAALLAGALIWGDRWPAGTDVLARTPGVLHEVAAGLRPWIDGMAGLTDERRQVLVIAGHLVVAMRRLLVAD from the coding sequence ATGGCTGCCTCTCCCTACAGTCTGGAAGGCGCGCGCACGATCCTGTCCGGCCCGGACGACGGCTGGATCGGCACCCTCGGCACCCTGCTCGGCGTGGGCGTGATCGCCTCCGGCCCGGCCGGGCTCGCCGCCTGGGGCTGGGTCGACCAGAAGAACGAGGTGGTCGGCCTGCTCGCCAAACTGGTTGCGGCGGGCCGCGAACGGCTGCGCGCCGGCCGCTCCCCGGAACGCGCCGACGTCCTCGCCGCGACACACACCGCGCTGGTGTACGGGGCGTTCTTCGCCGCCGTCCGGGAGACCGTCGGTGCGGTGTACGACCGGGTCGGGCTGACCGAGCAGGACAAGCGCCGCCTCACCGACCGGGCCGCCGCCGGACCGGCCCAGGAGCAGCTGACCCAGATCGTCACCACCGTTCCGGTCCCGCTGCCGTGGGCCGGCTGCGGATTCCGGGCCACCCGGGACACCGTGATCGCCCCGCGCTACCGGGACCTGGCCGTGCTGTGCGTCCGGTTCTTCCAGAACTTCGCCGTCTGGGAGCGCGCCGAGGTGCTGAGCCCGGTCCAGCCGCTGATCGAGGACATCGTCGGCCGGGCGGTCCGCCGGTACGACGCCGAGTACAAACTGCTGGCCGCCGACGTCCGTGAGTTCGAGATCTGGGCGATGCTCGGCGAACACCACGCCACCCAGGCCACCGCCGGACAGGCCGTGGAGTCGCTGGCCCGGCTGGAGCGCCTGATGGTGTCGCTGGCCGGGGCCGGCCGGGAGCAGGCCGGTCAGGTGCGCCGGTTCGTGGCCGAGTTCAACCGGGCGGCGCTGCGTGAGCCGCTGGTCGCCGCCGGGGTGTCCGACGATCTGCCGGCGCTGCGGGTGCCGGCCATCGAGGACGGATACCTCAGCCCGGCGTACCGGTGGATGGTGATGACCGACGCGGCGGCCCCGGCCGACGAGTCGTGGTGGGAGAAGCGCACCCCACTCGGCGGTGACCTGGACGCCTTCCTGGCCGCCTACTTCTCCTCCCCGCGCAGCCACGAACGCCCGCTCGTGGTGCTCGGCCACCCCGGCTCGGGCAAGAGCATGTTCACCAAGGTGTGCGCGGCCCGGCTCTCCGGCAGCGACGCCTTCACCGCCGCCCGGATCCCGCTGCGCCAGGTGCCGGACCCGAGCGCCCCCGTCTACCAGCAGGTCGCCGCGGTGCTCGGCAAGGCCACCAACGGGCGGGTCTCCTGGGCCGAGCTGAGCGACGCGTCCGCCGACGCGACCCGGGTGCTGTTCATCGACGGGCTCGACGAGTTCATGCAGGCGTCCGGCACCGCCGAGTCGAACTATCTGCAGAACGTCGTCGAGTTCCAGCGGATCGAGCGGCTCGCGTCCCGGCCGGTCGCGGTCATCGTCACCTCCCGCACCCTGGTGGCCGACCTGGCCCGGATCCCGGAGGGCTGCCTGGTCATCAAGCTGGAGGACTTCAGCACCGGGCAGGTCGGGTCGTGGCTGGAGATCTGGGAGCGGGCCAACCCGTACCTGGGGCACAGCGGGCTGGCCGGCATCCCGTCGGCCGCGTCCGTGCTGTCCTACGGCGACATCGCCCACCAGCCGCTGCTGTTGCTGCTGCTGGTGCTGCACGGCGCCGCCAACGGGCTGCCGCCCATGCAGCAGGACTCCACTCCGGCGCAGATCTACGGCGCCATCCTGCGGCGGTTCATCGAGCGGGAGCTGAACAAGCCGGACAGCCCGGCGCGCGCCGACCACGAGGCCGGGATCCAGGCCGAGCTGTGGCGGCTCGGCATCGCGGCGTTCGGCATGTTCAACCGGGGCAAGCACTACATCGAGGAGCAGACCCTCCTGGAGGACCTCCAGGCTCTCGACCCGGCGCCCCGCCAGCGGCAGAACGTCCGGCGCGGCGGGGCGCTGAGCGCGGCCCGGCGGGTCCTCGGCAGGTTCTTCTTCATCCACGCCTCCGAGGTCGACGAGGGGGTGGAGGGGCGCAGCTACGAGTTCCTGCACGCCACCTTCGGCGAGTACCTGACCGCCTACTTCGTGATGACCGAGCTCGCCGAGCTGTGGCGCTCCCGGGACCGCCCGTCCTCCCAGAACTGGGACGACGACCGCCTGTACGCGCTGCTGTCGCACCAGACGCTGAACTCCGGCGGCTCGTCGGTGCTGCCGTTCATCGAGCAACTGCACGCCGGCCCGGAGAGCGCCCGGCGCGCCGGCGACATCCTGCGCGTGCTGCTGCGCGAGGCCGAGGACCGCTGGGACCGCGGCCGCTACGGCACCTACTCGCCGTCCACCGGCACGTACATGGAGCGGTACGCGATCTACACGGCCAACCTCCTGCTGCTCCTGCTGCACGTGGAGAGAGACCCGGTGACGCTCGCCTCGATCGTGCCGCCGCCGGAGGACTCGAACGACTGGTGGACCCGGCTGGTCCGGCTCTGGCAGGGCTACCTGGACGTCGACTTCCTGGACACCATCTCCCCGGAGAACGAGCCGGACTGGGCCGTCACCCGGGGCGGCGCGACCGCCGCACAGCCCGCCGTGCACACCGAGTGGCTGGCCCTGTCCCGCATCGACGCGGTGGTCCTCAACGCCGGCCACGGCGCGGTCGGCAACGAGTACGCGATCGCCAGCTCGGACCGCGAGATCGAGGCGCTCGGGCAGGCGGCCCGCGCCTACGTCGACCCGGAGGCGTTCTGGGACGGCCGCCGTACCGTCGGCGACCTGATCCACGCCGACGAGACCGGCCGCGCCCACCACTACAGCCGGGCGCTGCTGGCCGCGCACGTCGCGCACAGCCCGGAGCTGTTCCGCGTCGCCGACGTGACCGCGCTCGACCCGTTCGCCCTGGAGGCCCGGGTGTCACCGGACTGGTGGCCGCGTTCCCTGCTGGCCGCCCAGTACCCGGAGCTGGGCGACCGGCCGGAGACCACGGCGTACCTGGCCCAGGTCCCGGTGGAGAGCCCCGGTTTCGCGGCCCTGCTGGCCGGGGCGCTGATCTGGGGCGACCGCTGGCCGGCCGGCACGGACGTCCTGGCCCGCACCCCCGGGGTGCTGCACGAGGTCGCCGCCGGACTGCGCCCCTGGATCGACGGGATGGCCGGGCTGACCGACGAGCGGCGGCAGGTCCTGGTCATCGCCGGTCACCTGGTGGTGGCGATGCGGCGGCTGCTGGTCGCGGACTAG
- a CDS encoding glycosyltransferase family 2 protein: protein MTEPLVERRIPGALYGRTATEITGPLRPTGGRVLYRPAYSRRDDWILRSLGVAHVVVAVVLGVYLLLPGNLPVVDGLNPVMAALTVAGLAVMVIMQVIVGLRTCVLTFFAARARDPIPMTPPRGMRVAVLTTIVPGKEPVELVMATLRAMKRIRHDGVLDVWLLDEGDDPEVRRRCARLGVRHFSRKGHPEWNQASGPYKARTKHGNHNAWRSAHESDYDVVAQMDPDHVPYPNFLERTLGYFADPDTAFVVAPQVYANLTESFVARGAAELAYLFHGVIQRGGNGRGAPLLIGTNHLYRPAAFKQIDGYQDSIIEDHLTSMVIFGAVNPVTGSTWRGVYTPDIIAVGEGPATYSDFFSQQKRWAYGIWEIARGHSPAVLRRLPRVSQRLSFAALQTHYPTTAISWVSGIFLTGLYLVGGITITRLPGVLWAALFLANIAFGLAFIQFTRRFNLVAHERRSWGLSGMALELATAPVYLAAAAAQLAGRPLAYVVTPKGKAATGDTWRTFRPHLGWAVLSAVFMVAGIALGHTFLSLYLWALLTIVTCLAPVAHLVLGRRSQGRPVTARKHVGERLMAAGLLNESQLGELLDRQIITEGPWQKLGDLAVEAGYVTPVQLDEAVRVAA, encoded by the coding sequence ATGACCGAACCACTGGTGGAGAGACGAATACCCGGTGCCCTCTACGGCCGAACGGCCACCGAGATCACCGGGCCTCTGCGGCCGACCGGGGGGCGGGTCCTGTACCGGCCCGCCTATTCGCGGCGCGACGACTGGATCCTGCGCTCGCTCGGTGTGGCGCACGTCGTCGTGGCCGTGGTGCTCGGGGTGTACCTGCTGCTGCCGGGCAACCTGCCGGTGGTCGACGGGCTGAACCCGGTGATGGCCGCGCTCACCGTGGCCGGTCTCGCGGTGATGGTGATCATGCAGGTCATCGTCGGGCTGCGGACCTGCGTGCTGACGTTCTTCGCGGCCCGGGCGCGTGACCCGATCCCGATGACGCCGCCACGCGGCATGCGGGTGGCCGTACTCACCACGATCGTCCCCGGCAAGGAACCGGTCGAGCTGGTCATGGCCACTTTGCGGGCGATGAAGCGGATCCGGCACGACGGCGTGCTCGACGTCTGGCTGCTCGACGAGGGCGACGACCCGGAGGTACGGCGCCGGTGCGCGCGGCTCGGCGTACGCCACTTCAGCCGCAAGGGGCACCCGGAGTGGAACCAGGCGTCCGGCCCGTACAAGGCGCGCACCAAGCACGGCAACCACAACGCCTGGCGGTCGGCGCACGAGAGTGACTACGACGTGGTCGCGCAGATGGACCCGGACCACGTGCCGTACCCGAACTTCCTGGAGCGCACGCTCGGCTACTTCGCCGACCCGGACACCGCGTTCGTGGTCGCCCCGCAGGTGTACGCGAACCTCACCGAGTCGTTCGTGGCCCGGGGCGCGGCCGAGCTGGCCTACCTGTTCCACGGGGTGATCCAGCGTGGCGGCAACGGGCGCGGCGCGCCGCTGCTGATCGGCACCAACCACCTGTACCGGCCGGCCGCGTTCAAGCAGATCGACGGCTACCAGGACTCGATCATCGAGGACCACCTCACCTCGATGGTGATCTTCGGGGCGGTCAACCCGGTGACCGGCAGCACCTGGCGTGGCGTCTACACGCCGGACATCATCGCGGTCGGCGAGGGCCCGGCGACGTACTCGGACTTCTTCAGCCAGCAGAAGCGGTGGGCGTACGGGATCTGGGAGATCGCCCGCGGCCACTCGCCGGCCGTCCTGCGCCGGCTGCCGAGGGTGAGCCAGCGGCTGTCCTTCGCCGCGTTGCAGACCCACTACCCCACCACCGCGATCTCCTGGGTCAGCGGCATCTTCCTGACCGGCCTCTACCTGGTCGGCGGGATCACCATCACCCGGCTGCCCGGTGTGCTGTGGGCCGCCCTGTTCCTGGCCAACATCGCGTTCGGGCTGGCGTTCATCCAGTTCACCCGCCGGTTCAACCTGGTCGCCCACGAGCGCCGCTCGTGGGGTCTGTCCGGGATGGCTCTGGAACTGGCCACCGCGCCGGTCTACCTGGCCGCGGCGGCCGCCCAACTGGCCGGACGGCCGCTGGCCTATGTGGTCACCCCGAAGGGCAAGGCGGCGACCGGTGACACCTGGCGCACCTTCCGGCCGCACCTGGGCTGGGCGGTGCTGAGCGCCGTCTTCATGGTGGCCGGAATCGCGCTGGGTCACACGTTCCTGTCGCTGTACCTGTGGGCGCTGCTGACCATCGTCACCTGCCTGGCCCCGGTGGCCCATCTGGTCCTGGGCCGGCGGTCGCAGGGCCGGCCGGTCACCGCGCGCAAGCACGTCGGCGAGCGGCTGATGGCCGCCGGCCTGCTCAACGAGTCGCAGCTCGGCGAGCTGCTGGACCGGCAGATCATCACCGAGGGCCCGTGGCAGAAACTCGGCGACCTGGCCGTCGAGGCCGGCTACGTGACGCCTGTCCAGCTGGACGAGGCGGTCCGGGTCGCCGCCTAG
- a CDS encoding sensor histidine kinase: MADRNDNLPPLATLDSAALLDSVQEAVFAVDPQGLVRGFNRAAEELLGMTAAEVCGRHLDDTPFRPEYGDQPIGTALGRLFTARPTRPVVRRLTVRHRDGRRLETRAAMSVVHGSAGPLACVFVTDLSSLAAAEDAVERHNAFLTALLDSLSVGVIACDDTGRVILVNREMRRVHNDPEDGPVPADVSATHPKHLFDLNMDQLPWERTPLIRAWRGERLAAEDVVIRVPGRRSRVFATTAQPITGRDSRRLGAVAVAHEITVQRHADRFRACHREVEQALRRSASIAEAAPAILRAITGALGWPRAELFLVDEPSGSLRSVAGYSTSGTDTDDFFGHDPVRGRGISGRVWESGEPLWVADISRYTKLVTAHERERVEMCARHGIRTILAVPVRDGGIVLGVLTCYAASPEVHEDLFTLLLDGIAAQIGVYVALRRAEELARQLTRSQDDFLDLVGHELRTPLTSITANATMLAEEATGLDDEQRQMLAAVSRNTTVLQQIVDALLDLAALDSGHQELHRATIDLVTVVAEAVAVCRPRAVGAGVRLYADLPERLRADGDAVRLRQVVDDLLSNALKFSPAGGDVQVTLRAVDHLAELCIADNGIGTPEPERDQLFNRFYRAGNVRHQGIPGFGLGLPRARTIVRLHGGEISLRQRRPAGTVVCVRLPAL, from the coding sequence GTGGCGGACCGGAACGACAACCTCCCCCCGCTCGCGACCCTGGACAGCGCGGCTCTGCTGGACAGCGTTCAGGAGGCGGTCTTCGCCGTCGATCCGCAGGGCTTGGTGCGCGGCTTCAACCGGGCCGCCGAGGAACTGCTCGGGATGACCGCGGCCGAGGTGTGCGGCCGCCACCTGGACGACACCCCGTTCCGGCCGGAGTACGGTGACCAGCCGATCGGCACCGCCCTGGGCCGGCTCTTCACCGCCCGGCCGACCCGCCCGGTCGTCCGTAGGCTCACCGTCCGGCACCGCGACGGGCGACGCCTGGAGACCCGGGCCGCGATGTCCGTGGTGCACGGCTCGGCCGGGCCGCTGGCCTGCGTCTTCGTGACGGATCTGTCCTCGCTGGCGGCCGCCGAGGACGCCGTGGAACGGCACAACGCGTTCCTGACCGCCCTGCTCGACAGCCTCTCGGTCGGGGTGATCGCCTGCGACGACACCGGCCGGGTCATCCTGGTCAACCGGGAGATGCGCCGGGTGCACAACGACCCCGAGGACGGTCCGGTGCCCGCCGACGTGTCCGCGACCCACCCGAAGCACCTCTTCGACCTGAACATGGATCAGCTGCCCTGGGAGAGGACGCCGCTCATCCGGGCCTGGCGCGGCGAACGGCTCGCCGCCGAGGACGTCGTGATCCGGGTTCCGGGCCGGCGCAGCCGCGTCTTCGCCACCACCGCCCAGCCGATCACCGGCCGCGACAGCCGCCGGCTCGGCGCGGTCGCCGTCGCGCACGAGATCACCGTGCAACGGCATGCCGACCGGTTCCGGGCCTGCCACCGTGAGGTGGAGCAGGCGCTGCGCCGTTCGGCGTCGATCGCCGAGGCGGCGCCGGCCATCCTGCGGGCCATCACCGGCGCGCTCGGCTGGCCGAGGGCCGAACTGTTCCTGGTCGACGAGCCGTCCGGCAGCCTGCGGTCGGTGGCCGGCTACAGCACCTCCGGCACGGACACGGACGACTTCTTCGGGCACGACCCGGTCCGCGGCCGCGGCATCAGCGGCCGGGTCTGGGAGTCCGGCGAGCCCCTCTGGGTCGCCGACATCAGCCGGTACACCAAGCTGGTCACCGCCCACGAGCGGGAACGGGTCGAGATGTGCGCACGGCACGGCATCCGTACCATCCTGGCCGTCCCGGTCCGCGACGGCGGCATCGTGCTCGGCGTGCTGACCTGCTACGCCGCGTCGCCCGAGGTGCACGAGGACCTGTTCACCCTGCTGCTCGACGGCATCGCCGCACAGATCGGCGTCTACGTGGCCCTGCGCCGCGCCGAGGAGCTGGCCCGGCAGCTCACCCGCTCGCAGGACGACTTCCTCGACCTGGTCGGCCACGAGCTGCGGACCCCGCTCACGTCGATCACCGCCAACGCCACGATGCTGGCCGAGGAGGCGACCGGGCTCGACGACGAGCAGCGGCAGATGCTGGCCGCCGTCTCCCGTAACACCACGGTGCTCCAGCAGATCGTCGATGCCCTGCTCGACCTGGCCGCGCTGGACTCCGGCCATCAGGAACTCCACCGGGCGACGATCGACCTGGTGACGGTGGTGGCCGAGGCGGTGGCGGTGTGCCGGCCACGCGCCGTCGGCGCCGGGGTCCGGCTGTACGCCGACCTGCCGGAGCGGCTGCGGGCCGACGGTGACGCCGTCCGGTTGCGGCAGGTCGTCGACGACCTGCTCTCCAACGCGCTGAAGTTCAGCCCGGCCGGTGGCGACGTGCAGGTGACCCTGCGGGCCGTCGACCACCTCGCCGAGCTGTGCATCGCCGACAACGGCATCGGCACCCCGGAACCGGAACGGGACCAGCTCTTCAACCGCTTCTACCGGGCGGGCAACGTCCGCCATCAGGGCATCCCGGGCTTCGGGCTGGGGCTGCCCCGGGCCCGTACCATCGTCCGGCTGCACGGCGGCGAGATCAGCCTGCGCCAGCGCCGGCCCGCCGGCACCGTCGTCTGTGTACGCCTCCCGGCCCTCTAG